CGCCATGGACCACCATAGCTTCTGCCGGATTTTTTTGTTGAAGATGAACACCGATACACTTTAACCGGTAACATGTTACCTTTTGTATACATCGATACATTTTTTGAAAGTATATGACATACATTAGTATTTTTTGAGGTATATAGTCTacatttggaaaaaaaaaaaaatgtgcacGTTCAATTGAAAAACGAACTACCCAAAGAATAGTTAACTATTTCATTTATATGTACACGTTCCAAAATTAAAATATTCTAATGAGTAGTGAACGTATGCTCACCACTATGCATGCATGGTTGCTTCTACTGTTTCAATACACATGAGAATGAGAAGTATAATTTTGATCAACTAAACTCAATTAGTTGTTGGGGTTAAGTAACCCAAGTATTCGTTGGTATATTCTTTAATCTTTAAtctttaatatatgtaaataaagtgATTTCACACCTAATAAAaaatataactaaataattaaagaTTGTTGACAAGAAAATTCAAATATAAATTGGTGTCATTTGTTCCCCTTGAAAGTAGGTATAAACTGATAAACGGCCTTCTTCTTGTATCTCACATTAGTCAATCTAGCTTCAACCTCCTTCCATAAATCCTACACACAAAACCATTACACCATCATCTTCAACTTTATCTTCATCTACATACAAACACTTATTAATTATTTTGGTTAGTAATCCAACAAGAATAAACACAAACAAAATACAATCATGGAGTCTATAGTTTCAAATCTAGAAGGAACTCTTTTAAAAAACAAGGATCCTTTTGCATACTTTATGCTAGTAGCTTTCGAAGCATCCGGTTTAATCCGGTTCACACTATTGTTACTAGTTTGGCCGATTATTAAGCTACTTGACGCTTGTGGGAAGCCGGATATTGGCCTTAAGTTGGCCATCTTTGTTGCCACTGCTGGAGTTCCCGTTTCGGAGATTCAATCAGTTGCAAGAGCAGTGTTACCTAAATTTTTATATGATGATATTGATTTGGAGGCTTGGAGAGTGTTTAACTTGGGCGAGAAAAGGGTGGTTGTGACAAAAATGCCTAGGATTATGGTTGAACAATTTGTGAAAGAGCATTTGCGTGCCGATGAAATTATTGGGACCGAGCTTGTGGTGAGCCGGTTTGGGCTTGTCACAGGGTTGGTTCATGATATTGGCTTTGGGTCATCGGTTTGTGACCGTATTGCTGCCTTGTTTAATGATCAGCAACCGAGCCTAGGGCTAGCACGATGCGCTAATGATTCGTCGTACTTGTCTCTATGCAAGGTATAGTAGACATATAATTAACATATGGTTTGATGCATGTATAGTTTAACTAATATATTTACTTTAAAGTATTTTATGATATGAAGTTTTTTTCTCGATTATAATAACTTTCATGCCTAAAACTATAACTAATGCATGGGCATGAAAATATTACAATTTCATATAGGGTTTATCACCTGAAAATTAAATACTCTATCAGTTTTCATATGTCCCTTTTAAACATTAGATTTATATTTGCTTACTCAACATTCAACGAAGAAACTATATTTTGTAACCATTTTGTTAAGTTAAACTCAATTAGTCAAAGAAAGGCTGCCTGTTAGTTAGTGTGCTTAATTCTAGAATTAGGGAATTTTCATTTGTAGGTTTGCTAGCCATTGTGTAAATCCGAGTTCAACTCTCAAATTGTAACAAACACTTTTATTCAATAAATCATCATTTTATCAATTTCAATCCATTCTCAACCGTTGTTCATTAATCAAGCTATGGATATATTAGAGGCTACACATTTAATTATAGATgagtaatactccctccgtcccaaatgtACATATGGTCAGTATTTCATTTTGAGATatctcaaattaattgtccacttcaatAAATGGAAAAGAATAAAGTGATAAAAATCTTTTGTACCCATACTTTATTCAtgtaaaacaaaaatatatgtaaaaagtaaATAGTAAAACTGAAAAATTAACAAAAAGGTACATGTGACAGGTACTTTTTCTTAAACTTTGTGCTTTTTTTCTAGAAACAATAGATTTGGGACAGAGGGAGTAGTTAGATGATCTTttaaagaacaaaaaaaaaaaaaaaatactatagtTAGTATTTCTTATACCACATATCGATCAATTACTTAGCATATGTACTAATCAAGAATGCAACTTTAATTCATTACAGGAACAAGTAAATGCACCATACACTCTAAACCACCAACACAAACTCCATCAGGACACCCGACCCGTACCCGTAATCTTCCACGACGGCCGTCTCGTAAAACGACCAACTCCATCAACCGCTCTTCTGATCATCTTATGGATCCCAATCGGTATCCTACTCGCAATCATCCGTATAGCAGTTGGTGTAATCGTCCCAATGTGGGCCATTCCATATATGTCCATAATATTCGGAGCCAAAGTTATAGTAAAAGGAGTCCCACCACCACCCGTATCCGGATCCACATCCGGAGTCCTATTCGTTTGTACCCATCGAACATTACTTGACCCGGTTGTACTATCCACGGTTCTCCAACGACGGATCCCTGCCGTCACTTACTCCTTATCAAGACTCTCTGAAATCTTATCTCCAATCCCAACCGTTCGTTTAACCCGGATCCGAAACGTGGACGCtgaaaaaattaaaaaagaattaTCAaaaggtgatttggttgtttgcccAGAAGGTACAACTTGTAGAGAACCGTTTTTACTCCGGTTCAGTGCACTTTTTGCGGAACTTACAGACCGGATTGTACCGGTTGCAATGAACTACCGAGTTGGCTTTTTTCATGCAACAACTGCTAAGGGTTGGAAAGGGTTAGACCCGGTTTTTTTCTTTATGAACCCTAGACCTGTTTACGAAGTGACATTTTTGAATCAGTTGCCGGTTGAGGCTACATGTTCATCTGGAAAAAGTCCACATGATGTGGCAAATTATGTGCAAAGAATATTGGCGGCTACACTCGGGTTTGAgtgtacgaattttacaagaaaagatAAGTATAAAGTGCTTGCTGGAAATGATGGAACGGTGTCGTATACGACAGTGATGGACCGGGTTCAGAAGATGGGGAAAGCCGTTAAGAAGGTGGTTGGGACGGTTAAACCGTTTATCTTGAATTAGTCGATGGTAATTGCTACAGTACTTTTattaatggttttttttttttttttttttttttttcaaaacttgtaATAATTTGTATTTCTTTTATTGTTTGTGAACATTTTTTTCTAATTTTATTTTTGAATAGAAATTGAATAATGTATGTGGATTTATATTTTATCTTGGATTTATTGGATTATCTCTCTTTTAACTTAATGTTTGAATTAGTGCCAGATTATGTTTTATAGATAAGACTATTTAACATAGTGTTTGACAATGtcttaatatcatgttaattacaaCGAGGCGTCATATGCCACTAATCTATGTGATGGTCACGTGCTTTAACTTTCGTCTCCTATTAATTATATCTGGAATAAAGTAATAAATAATAGACGGGAAGGGATAGACTTTGTACACCTAATAAATAAAATTTGTAGCCCTTTCGCCTACAAATTAGTTCAACGTCATCACTCATTACTGCTTAAATATCACATGCGTCTTATTTATCTACATAGATCGTGACATGGTCAAAACGTTAAAAAAAATGTAATAGACAACATAATAATTTAAGACGCTGAAACTTTAACATAAAAGTACCGAAAATTCGGATGTTGGAGGCGGCTAACTCTGATTGCATCATGGTAGGTTCGCCCCAGTAGCAAGTGTCGACCAAAATGACAAATCGCGTGCATGTGCTAATCACTAAGAAATTTTTCTAGTTCGgggagaggggggggggggggtatctTGACATGGACTCTCCGAACATGTGTTGAAAATGTCAACCCGCGTACTCACCCTGAAATGAAATTACATAGACAAATTATCTCCCCCTGGTAACCCAAATGTGGCGGCACGGGATCGAACaatactgtgatgccccgtacaaaattaacgtgtacagatcatcaagtgtacaactcttgatgttttagcatcactttaaccaagatttaactatcaacacacaaagttaagactaagaaataaaacacaactcatgtgagagtttgagcaaggtgatgaaccaaagttacatcaatttcttagttttaACACAAGTACAAttactattaagctataaactttgaatcaaactaaataagcaagaccttaagctatataacttagatcttagctaaatattaaagaccttagactgcaaagtctagatctcatgttcttggtgaaaccctaagtcataacacttagactttcaacttttacacaaccataagttatgaaacttagatcttgtaaagtaacatGAACACAAGCTAATGAACTTTTGTAtaaacaaagtagaagaccataagttacacaacttagatcaaacacaaaaataaaaccctaagctagagagcttggattcctaacaataattatgagatctcaagctagtaagcttgtatcttttgtttcatgcaaacacaagtcacaaatctaagctacaacaaactaaagaagatcataagttagtaaacttttgatcttaactaactttttgtagaaacatcaagctagtaagcttgtatttcaaacttttttgaagatccataaagtaaagtgttggatctacaaattacatgaagatcataaacatgagttttgatcttttaacacaattaaagagatcttaagttttaaaacttagatctaacataagtaaagaagattaaaagctaaaaagctttAATCCTCCATGTTCTTGCACTTTCTTCAAATTAAAGTTTAAAGTCACAAGATATATaatgattcaagttacaaaacatgaatcttggattatgatgatgatgattcacgaaaatgatgaagaaaaaaaaaagaaaagaagatcaagaacacttacaagttcttcaaatatttgagagaaaactagagagagatttgagagaaaatgtgtgtgtgtttgaatggaatgaaatgagaatgaaatgaggttttttaaacaaataaagtgATGGTGAGGTGGTGATGGTTGGCCGACGGTTTGGGAGCAAGGGGGGACCATTTTGGTCTCATGTGgtgtggcatggtgtggtccatggtggtggtacaaagtggtgttggtttgttgggtggtttgagacataatgcaagtattagtacacaagcatgcatgatacttgtctcattaattacatgggctaattattaattacatgggctaattaacccattaagtggtccactaagttgagtaggttgggccatggaagtccattaaggtgttaagtccattaaggtaactagtaagcattagtaagcactaagcatgattaaggaaccataaagccaagtaattgtcataaataataacaattatgtttacgcagtcataatattccaattatgacaaaagtttaacgtgtaccaagtacgtagctcgttttaaacaataagtgacactaactgtcgtaaatgcattcaaggatcatgttaagcaactaagtacttaaaaacacgttgtaaggcattaacgaaagtaatcaacataattaatgatcccagcaaATAATCTAGCTcattacgcacaaatacgcagtttcgtgaaagtgataaatataaataaaaagtcgaaaaagtcgggtcttacattacccacctgttaaagaaaatttcgtcccgaaatttaagctgaggtagatggtggagtcgggaaaaggtgaggatacttctgcatcatttgatcctctcgttaccaagtaaactcaggtcctcgttttgcattccataggactcgaacgatcggaatcttgttacatttcaaggtcttgacctcacggtccatgatttcaacaggttcttccacaaagtggagtttgtcatcaatcgtaagctcatcgagagggatgacaagttctggttcagcaataCATTCCTTCAggttcgacacgtgaaaagtaggatgaacggagctcaattgtgttggaagatccaaacggtaagcaacgggtccaatacgctccaagattttaaaaggaccaatgtatcgtagatttaacttttcacattttccgaaatggattacaccttttcaaggtgctactttcaacattacgcggtcacccacttgaaattcgaaATCTTTTCGTTTAAGGTCGGCAGAACTCTTttaacgatcacgggccgtcttgagccttgcttggatttgaacaatcttctcggttgttttgtGAACaatttcgggtccggtgattttcttttcacccacttcggcccaaaaaataggagaacggcacttgctgccatacaacgctttgaaaggtgcgacattaatactcgaatgatagctgttgttgtaagaaaattaagCTAGCGGTAAATGTTTCTCCCAagattttccgaaatcaataacacatgcacgcaacatgtcctccaaagtttaaatagtgcgttcgctttgtccgtcggtttgcaggtggtatgcggtactcatgtcgagacgtgttcccaaggcttcttgcaaggaacgccaaaatctagaggagaaacgggcatctcggtctaaaataattgattaagggcacaccatgacgagatacaatttcctttatttatagttgagcgagtttgtctatcgtatcagtttctttcatggctaggaagtgtgcagatctggtaagacggtcaatgataacccagatggtattgtatccacccaccgtctttggtagtttcgtgatgaagtccatcgttatcctttcccacttccattgcgggatttctggttgttgaagtaacccagatggcctttgatgttcggcgttaacctttgaacaagttaaacacttcccaacgtaagtagcaacatccttcttaagatttggccaccaatattgttccttgagatcgtggtacatcttaccggctcctggatgaatcgaatatcttgacttgtgggcttcgtctagaataaggcttcgtaaatccccataactaggcacccaaatccttccggcgaaatatcggagtccagactccttaacttcgaatcgagagacgagaatattcaagtgttcatgagaaatattctcctctttgagagcctcatcctgggctactcggatctggctgttgagatttgtctgaatggtgatgttcaaggcacggacacgaagtggtaccgtcctctcctttcggctcaaggcatcggctacaacatttgccttgccagggtggtaacgaagttcac
This genomic window from Rutidosis leptorrhynchoides isolate AG116_Rl617_1_P2 chromosome 2, CSIRO_AGI_Rlap_v1, whole genome shotgun sequence contains:
- the LOC139893535 gene encoding glycerol-3-phosphate acyltransferase 5-like — encoded protein: MESIVSNLEGTLLKNKDPFAYFMLVAFEASGLIRFTLLLLVWPIIKLLDACGKPDIGLKLAIFVATAGVPVSEIQSVARAVLPKFLYDDIDLEAWRVFNLGEKRVVVTKMPRIMVEQFVKEHLRADEIIGTELVVSRFGLVTGLVHDIGFGSSVCDRIAALFNDQQPSLGLARCANDSSYLSLCKEQVNAPYTLNHQHKLHQDTRPVPVIFHDGRLVKRPTPSTALLIILWIPIGILLAIIRIAVGVIVPMWAIPYMSIIFGAKVIVKGVPPPPVSGSTSGVLFVCTHRTLLDPVVLSTVLQRRIPAVTYSLSRLSEILSPIPTVRLTRIRNVDAEKIKKELSKGDLVVCPEGTTCREPFLLRFSALFAELTDRIVPVAMNYRVGFFHATTAKGWKGLDPVFFFMNPRPVYEVTFLNQLPVEATCSSGKSPHDVANYVQRILAATLGFECTNFTRKDKYKVLAGNDGTVSYTTVMDRVQKMGKAVKKVVGTVKPFILN